Proteins from a genomic interval of Microbacterium imperiale:
- a CDS encoding FecCD family ABC transporter permease, giving the protein MSPRSTRVLATAGLLAAGALLLLASVGAAITLGPADILLVNVRDIVTNHLGLTDIPVRVAKDAIVWEERLPRALVAAACGAGLGLCGVIMQSLLRNPLADPFILGISSGASTGAVAIGILGLGGAALGVSGGAFIGALLAFGLVLLLARLSGGGNDRVVLAGVASTQLFSALTSLIVFAFADSDETRGVMFWLLGSLEGVRWDDVQLCVIVVALGSVVCLRYAHALDAFAFGDEVAASLGVHVRATRTVLLLSTALITATLVSVAGAIGFVGLVLPHAARLVVGSRHHRLIPATAIIGALFMVWVDAGSRVVFSPTPLPVGVGTALVGVPVFMALLARRRRRS; this is encoded by the coding sequence GTGAGCCCGCGCTCCACGCGCGTTCTGGCGACAGCGGGCCTGCTCGCCGCCGGCGCCCTGCTGCTGCTCGCATCCGTGGGCGCTGCGATCACGCTCGGCCCGGCGGACATCCTGCTCGTCAACGTCCGCGACATCGTCACCAACCACCTCGGGCTCACCGACATCCCCGTCCGCGTCGCGAAGGACGCCATCGTGTGGGAGGAGCGGCTGCCCCGCGCCCTGGTGGCCGCCGCGTGCGGCGCGGGGCTCGGGCTCTGCGGCGTCATCATGCAGTCGCTGCTGCGCAATCCCCTCGCCGACCCGTTCATCCTGGGCATCTCGTCGGGCGCGTCCACGGGCGCGGTCGCGATCGGCATCCTGGGCCTCGGTGGTGCCGCGCTCGGCGTCTCGGGCGGTGCCTTCATCGGCGCCCTGCTCGCCTTCGGACTCGTGCTGCTGCTGGCGCGCCTGTCGGGCGGCGGGAACGACCGCGTCGTGCTCGCCGGTGTCGCGAGCACGCAGCTGTTCTCCGCCCTGACCTCGCTCATCGTCTTCGCATTCGCCGACTCCGACGAGACCCGCGGCGTGATGTTCTGGCTGCTCGGGTCGCTCGAGGGGGTGCGGTGGGACGACGTCCAGCTGTGCGTGATCGTCGTGGCCCTCGGCTCGGTGGTGTGCCTGCGCTACGCGCATGCCCTCGACGCGTTCGCCTTCGGCGACGAGGTCGCTGCATCTCTCGGGGTGCACGTCCGCGCCACGCGCACCGTCCTGCTGCTGTCGACCGCGCTCATCACCGCGACGCTCGTGAGCGTCGCGGGCGCCATCGGCTTCGTCGGACTCGTCCTCCCGCACGCCGCCCGCCTGGTCGTGGGGTCACGGCACCACCGGCTGATCCCCGCGACGGCGATCATCGGCGCGCTGTTCATGGTGTGGGTGGATGCCGGCTCGCGCGTGGTCTTCTCGCCGACACCGCTGCCCGTCGGGGTCGGGACGGCGCTCGTCGGCGTCCCCGTCTTCATGGCTCTGCTCGCGCGACGGAGGCGGCGCTCATGA
- a CDS encoding ABC transporter substrate-binding protein: protein MRPRVALSLVLAPAIALALTACGASEAVDRAAAVQPGAGTTTYPLVIDNCGTEVTIESAPQRVVSLDQNSTEILLSLGLADRIVGTASWTDPILPALAEANAAVPRLADNAPTYEVVLGADPDFVTASFGRHFAAGGVAERARFAETGIPSYLSPTDCDNGESVNGGGTRTTPLTIDALYDEIAELGEIFDVSDRADALIADLQARAAAATDEMDAAGASVAFWFADTKTPYVAGGLGSAALLASTTGFDNVFSDLTDDWPATTWENLVARDPDVLVLGDLQRDRFPGDRLDDKIAFLESDPLTRTMDAVQNERYIALHGAELNPSIRFVDGLEKIEAWWRAHRDEL, encoded by the coding sequence ATGCGCCCTCGCGTCGCCCTCAGCCTCGTCCTCGCCCCGGCGATCGCCCTCGCGCTCACCGCGTGCGGAGCGTCCGAGGCCGTCGACCGGGCGGCGGCGGTGCAACCCGGGGCGGGCACGACCACCTATCCGCTCGTGATCGACAACTGCGGCACCGAGGTGACGATCGAGAGCGCACCGCAGCGCGTGGTGTCGCTCGACCAGAACTCGACCGAGATCCTGCTATCGCTGGGCCTGGCCGACCGGATCGTCGGCACGGCCTCGTGGACCGACCCGATCCTGCCCGCGCTCGCCGAGGCCAACGCCGCGGTGCCCCGCCTGGCCGACAATGCCCCGACGTACGAGGTCGTCCTCGGCGCCGATCCCGACTTCGTGACGGCCTCGTTCGGGCGGCACTTCGCGGCGGGCGGCGTCGCGGAGCGCGCTCGCTTCGCCGAGACCGGCATCCCCAGCTACCTCTCCCCCACCGACTGCGACAACGGCGAGAGCGTCAACGGCGGCGGCACGCGCACGACACCCCTCACGATCGACGCCCTGTACGACGAGATCGCCGAGCTCGGCGAGATCTTCGACGTGTCCGACCGCGCCGACGCGCTGATCGCCGACCTGCAGGCGCGCGCGGCGGCCGCGACGGACGAGATGGATGCCGCGGGGGCGAGCGTCGCGTTCTGGTTCGCCGACACGAAGACGCCCTACGTCGCCGGAGGCCTGGGCTCGGCTGCCCTGCTGGCCTCGACGACGGGCTTCGACAACGTCTTCTCCGACCTCACCGACGACTGGCCGGCGACGACGTGGGAGAACCTCGTGGCGCGGGATCCCGACGTGCTGGTTCTCGGCGACCTGCAGCGCGACCGCTTCCCCGGTGACCGCCTCGACGACAAGATCGCCTTCCTCGAGTCCGACCCGCTGACCCGGACGATGGATGCCGTGCAGAACGAGCGGTACATCGCGTTGCACGGCGCCGAGCTGAACCCGTCCATCCGGTTCGTCGACGGCCTCGAGAAGATCGAGGCCTGGTGGCGCGCGCATCGCGACGAGCTGTGA